From one Triticum urartu cultivar G1812 chromosome 3, Tu2.1, whole genome shotgun sequence genomic stretch:
- the LOC125543301 gene encoding G-type lectin S-receptor-like serine/threonine-protein kinase At2g19130: MPTNGGGAARPLGLGISPPKPAALLFLLLHCSLLAASATTDTILPGKGISGNETLVSKSGGFELGFFPPGPGIHYFLGVRFRNMAGNSPTFWLGDRVVITDLPAASLEIFGDSLYIKENGASLWWSPSPGGNVSSAAMAVLLDNGNLVVRDQGNSSLVLWQSFDYPGDAMLPGARLGLDQDTGKNVSLTFKSFSHNGSLSVDATRRNGFVLTTDGHANGGTFPDWMVSSQDNGSSLLLNHPETANGTEFLQFNLGQISLMRWSEPDPAANGTGGWVARWSFPSDCKSGGFFCGDFGACTGSGKCGCVDGFTPSYPIEWGLGYFVTGCSRSLPLSCESDGQTEHDDSFAPLDKLQGLPYNAQDEVAGTDEDCRAACRSKCYCIAYSYGHGCKLWYHNLYNLSLAARPPYTKIYLRMGSKLRNKKGLQTRGIVLLVTGFIGLASLVLISVLLWRFRRDSFGTGKFEVEGPLAVYSYGQIKKATMNFSDKIGEGGFGSVFRGTIPGSTAIAVKDLKVLGQAEKQFRTEVQTLGMIQHSNLVRLLGFCVKAKRRLLVYEYMPNGSLECHLFAEKSGLLSWNVRYQIALGIAKGLAYLHEECEDCIIHCDIKPENILLDAEFCPKIADFGMAKLLGREFNSALTTIRGTMGYLAPEWISGLPITKKADVYSFGIVLFEIISGRRSTEVVKFGNHRYFPVYAAAQVSEGEVLCLLDARLEGDANVKELDVTCRVACWCIQDEENDRPSMGQVVRMLEGVLDTEMPPIPASFQNLMEGDNSVIYSDF; this comes from the coding sequence ATGCCCACCAATGGCGGCGGCGCAGCGCGTCCGCTCGGCCTTGGCATCTCCCCACCCAAACCGGCGGCGCTGTTATTCCTGCTCCTCCACTGTTCCCTGTTGGCCGCGTCTGCCACCACGGACACCATcctccccggcaagggcatctCCGGGAACGAGACCCTGGTCTCCAAGAGCGGCGGCTTCGAGCTGGGCTTCTTTCCGCCGGGCCCCGGCATCCACTACTTCCTGGGGGTCCGGTTCAGGAACATGGCGGGGAACAGCCCCACCTTCTGGCTCGGGGACAGGGTCGTCATCACCGACCTGCCCGCCGCGTCGCTGGAGATCTTCGGCGACAGCCTCTACATCAAGGAGAATGGGGCCAGCCTCTGGTGGTCGCCTTCGCCGGGCGGCAATGTGTCGTCCGCCGCCATGGCGGTCCTCCTCGACAACGGCAACCTGGTGGTGAGGGACCAGGGGAACTCCTCCCTGGTCCTGTGGCAGAGCTTCGACTACCCCGGCGACGCGATGCTCCCCGGCGCGAGGCTCGGGCTCGACCAGGACACCGGGAAGAACGTCTCGCTGACGTTCAAGAGCTTCTCGCACAACGGCAGCCTCAGCGTCGACGCGACCCGGAGGAACGGGTTCGTGCTCACCACCGACGGGCACGCCAACGGCGGCACCTTCCCGGACTGGATGGTGTCCTCTCAAGACAACGGCAGCTCGCTGCTGCTGAATCACCCGGAAACCGCGAACGGTACTGAGTTCTTGCAGTTCAATCTGGGGCAAATCAGCCTGATGAGGTGGTCGGAGCCGGATCCCGCCGCAAACGGCACAGGCGGCTGGGTCGCTCGCTGGTCCTTCCCTTCCGATTGCAAATCCGGCGGGTTCTTCTGCGGCGACTTCGGCGCCTGCACGGGCAGCGGGAAGTGCGGCTGCGTGGATGGGTTCACGCCGTCGTACCCGATTGAGTGGGGGCTTGGGTACTTCGTCACCGGCTGCTCGAGGTCTCTCCCGCTGAGCTGCGAGTCCGACGGCCAGACGGAGCACGACGACTCCTTCGCCCCGTTGGACAAGCTGCAAGGGCTTCCTTACAACGCCCAGGACGAGGTGGCCGGAACCGACGAAGACTGCAGGGCGGCTTGCCGGAGCAAATGCTACTGCATCGCCTACTCGTATGGCCATGGATGCAAGCTATGGTACCACAACCTGTACAATCTGAGCTTGGCCGCTAGGCCTCCGTACACCAAGATCTACCTCCGTATGGGCTCCAAGCTCAGGAACAAGAAAGGCTTGCAAACAAGAGGAATAGTGTTATTGGTAACTGGATTCATAGGCCTTGCTTCTTTGGTACTGATATCGGTGCTGCTATGGAGATTCAGGAGGGATTCATTCGGCACTGGTAAGTTTGAAGTAGAAGGCCCTCTTGCAGTCTACTCTTATGGACAGATCAAGAAAGCCACCATGAATTTCTCTGATAAAATCGGCGAGGGAGGATTCGGAAGTGTTTTCAGGGGAACAATACCGGGATCAACTGCCATCGCTGTGAAGGATCTCAAAGTCCTCGGGCAAGCAGAGAAGCAATTCAGGACAGAAGTTCAGACACTTGGGATGATCCAACACAGCAATCTTGTTCGTCTCTTGGGATTTTGCGTCAAAGCGAAAAGAAGGTTGCTGGTGTATGAGTACATGCCAAATGGCTCTTTGGAATGTCATCTCTTTGCAGAGAAGTCTGGTCTGTTGAGTTGGAATGTTCGGTACCAAATTGCATTAGGCATCGCCAAGGGTCTCGCCTATCTGCATGAAGAATGTGAGGACTGTATCATACACTGTGACATCAAACCTGAGAACATACTGCTTGATGCAGAATTCTGCCCCAAGATTGCCGATTTCGGTATGGCGAAGCTGCTTGGACGAGAATTCAACTCCGCACTGACCACCATCCGAGGAACCATGGGATATCTTGCGCCGGAGTGGATATCCGGGCTGCCGATCACTAAGAAGGCTGATGTGTACAGCTTCGGCATTGTGCTCTTCGAGATAATCTCGGGGAGAAGGAGCACTGAGGTGGTGAAATTTGGGAACCATCGATATTTTCCGGTCTATGCCGCTGCTCAGGTGAGCGAAGGGGAGGTTCTGTGCCTGCTGGATGCTAGGCTGGAAGGAGATGCTAATGTGAAGGAGCTGGATGTCACCTGCAGGGTTGCCTGCTGGTGCATCCAGGACGAAGAGAATGACAGGCCGTCAATGGGGCAAGTTGTTCGCATGTTGGAAGGTGTCCTAGACACTGAGATGCCCCCTATTCCAGCTTCGTTTCAGAACCTTATGGAGGGTGATAACAGTGTTATATATTCTGATTTCTGA